From Geomonas agri, one genomic window encodes:
- a CDS encoding DUF6448 family protein, with product MMRLVKITGAVIATVATVSLATPELVSAHCDTLDGPVVQDARKALGTKSVTPVLKWVQAKDEKAIKVAFDKAVAAKGSKSEAAHKQFFATLVKVHRAGEGAPYTGLKPAGAVEPAVAEADKALTTGSADSLVRLVTEDITAGIQKRFERAQAAYTHKDESVAQGREFVEAYVDFTHFVEKVHLSTTGTAHGEHAEHTRHAPAGHGSEKH from the coding sequence ATGATGAGATTGGTAAAAATAACAGGGGCAGTAATTGCCACAGTAGCCACTGTTTCACTGGCAACGCCCGAGTTGGTGTCCGCACATTGCGACACGCTGGACGGCCCCGTGGTACAGGACGCGCGCAAAGCGCTGGGAACTAAAAGTGTCACCCCGGTTCTCAAATGGGTGCAGGCGAAGGACGAAAAGGCAATTAAAGTGGCATTCGACAAGGCAGTTGCGGCAAAGGGGAGCAAATCCGAAGCCGCACATAAACAGTTCTTCGCCACCCTGGTGAAGGTGCACCGCGCCGGCGAAGGCGCCCCTTACACGGGTCTGAAGCCTGCAGGAGCCGTAGAACCTGCCGTAGCCGAGGCCGACAAAGCCTTGACGACCGGGTCGGCTGACAGCTTGGTGCGACTGGTCACGGAGGATATCACCGCAGGTATCCAGAAACGCTTCGAGCGTGCCCAAGCGGCGTACACGCACAAGGACGAAAGTGTTGCCCAGGGCCGCGAGTTCGTTGAGGCCTACGTCGACTTCACCCATTTCGTGGAGAAGGTGCACCTTTCCACCACAGGCACCGCCCACGGTGAACACGCGGAGCACACCCGCCACGCCCCTGCCGGGCATGGCAGCGAAAAGCACTGA
- a CDS encoding PAS domain-containing hybrid sensor histidine kinase/response regulator has translation MPGEDGSYHITASVAIVALVILLMVLLRQMLQSRKAARSLAESERRFRTLVEQAGDGFELIGVQGEILDLNSATSDCLGYTRDELLKMKITDIDPLISREDFTAHFASLIGQPPAIFESVHQRKDGTRFPVEIRTSVFNLGGVPVALALTRDITKRRQQLAELDYTNKCFTQALNSRHHVLYRLNVAQGRYDYLSPAFEQITGHPVAEFQKNSLETLKDYFHPEDRVRIFAALDQAFLNRTGPTVNLDLEYRLRRADGEYCWLRDSTTACFDDPGALECFFGSAHDVTDSKRAEKEREQFHTLFMTSDDLMCIADPKGAFLKTNPSCSEILGYCEEELVAKPFIDFVHPEDREFTVVEMEQQMLSGNSFRFENRYVRKDGSIRWLSWSAVYNQEDGMTYATARDITERKEAEEERNRLEQQLLHTQKLESLGVLAGGIAHDFNNILTSIIGNADLALAQLEPRSPVMENLQRIEKSAARAADLAKQMLAYSGKGRFIVEPTDLNRLVEEMKHMLEVSVSKKAVVNYNLIRPLPPVDADATQIRQIVMNLVINASEALDEQEGVIDIGTGSVQCDEKYLQGTWLVDAIPEGLYVFVEVADTGCGMSPETAAKIFDPFFTTKFTGRGLGMAAVLGIVRGHRGTIKVDSTPGKGTVFRVLLPACDKAAEIAASPAPEMKWRKSEGKVLLVDDEEEVRKIGCEMLQLLGYTPIAAENGREAVELFKKHPDLALVILDLTMPQMDGEQCFRELRQLDPKVLVLMASGYSEYEVAPKFAGSGLAGFVEKPFNLAILTKAIDAILDKSRQR, from the coding sequence TTGCCTGGGGAGGACGGCTCATACCACATCACGGCGTCCGTTGCCATCGTGGCCCTGGTTATACTCCTGATGGTCCTGCTGCGCCAGATGCTCCAATCACGGAAAGCTGCGCGGTCACTTGCCGAAAGCGAACGTCGCTTCCGTACCTTAGTAGAACAGGCTGGAGACGGTTTTGAACTGATAGGGGTACAAGGGGAGATCCTGGACCTGAACAGCGCCACCAGCGACTGTCTGGGCTATACCAGGGACGAACTCCTCAAAATGAAGATCACTGATATTGATCCCCTGATCAGCAGGGAGGATTTCACAGCCCACTTCGCCTCACTGATAGGGCAACCGCCGGCTATCTTCGAGTCTGTGCACCAGCGCAAGGATGGGACACGATTTCCGGTCGAGATACGAACCTCGGTTTTTAACCTGGGGGGAGTGCCGGTCGCGCTTGCGCTGACCCGTGACATTACCAAGCGCAGGCAGCAACTGGCTGAGCTTGACTACACGAACAAGTGTTTCACCCAGGCCCTGAATAGCCGTCATCACGTCCTGTACCGCCTCAACGTAGCACAAGGCAGGTATGACTACCTGAGCCCCGCTTTCGAACAGATAACCGGCCATCCCGTCGCAGAATTCCAAAAGAACAGTCTCGAGACACTCAAGGATTACTTCCATCCCGAAGACAGGGTGCGCATTTTTGCCGCCCTTGACCAGGCATTTCTTAATCGCACCGGCCCAACTGTCAACCTGGACCTCGAGTACCGTCTCCGGAGGGCTGATGGGGAGTACTGCTGGCTGCGTGATTCAACCACCGCCTGCTTTGACGACCCGGGTGCCCTGGAGTGTTTTTTCGGTTCAGCCCATGACGTCACTGACTCCAAGCGGGCGGAAAAAGAACGTGAACAGTTTCATACCCTGTTCATGACCTCCGACGACCTCATGTGCATCGCAGATCCAAAAGGCGCCTTCCTCAAGACCAATCCGTCCTGCTCGGAAATCCTCGGCTATTGCGAGGAGGAACTGGTAGCTAAGCCTTTCATCGACTTTGTCCATCCCGAGGACAGGGAATTTACCGTTGTGGAAATGGAACAGCAGATGCTGTCTGGGAACTCGTTTAGGTTTGAAAACCGATATGTGCGCAAGGATGGCTCTATCCGCTGGCTATCGTGGAGCGCAGTGTATAACCAGGAAGACGGGATGACTTACGCGACAGCACGTGACATAACGGAACGCAAGGAGGCTGAGGAGGAGCGCAACCGGCTGGAACAGCAGCTGCTCCACACGCAGAAACTGGAAAGCCTCGGCGTCCTGGCGGGAGGCATAGCCCACGATTTCAACAACATTCTCACCAGCATCATCGGCAATGCAGATCTGGCCCTGGCACAACTCGAACCTCGGTCGCCGGTTATGGAGAACCTGCAACGCATCGAAAAATCAGCAGCACGAGCCGCCGACCTTGCCAAACAGATGCTCGCCTACTCTGGAAAGGGGAGGTTCATCGTCGAGCCAACCGACCTGAACCGCTTGGTCGAGGAGATGAAGCATATGCTGGAGGTGTCGGTCTCCAAGAAGGCGGTGGTGAACTACAATCTCATCCGGCCGCTGCCACCTGTTGATGCCGATGCCACGCAGATCCGCCAGATCGTAATGAATCTGGTCATCAACGCCTCTGAGGCCCTCGATGAGCAGGAAGGGGTGATCGATATCGGTACGGGAAGCGTCCAGTGCGACGAGAAGTATCTCCAGGGGACCTGGCTCGTGGATGCCATCCCGGAAGGGCTCTATGTCTTTGTCGAAGTCGCTGACACCGGATGCGGCATGTCACCAGAGACGGCCGCAAAGATTTTCGACCCCTTCTTCACTACCAAATTTACAGGTAGGGGGCTGGGGATGGCTGCCGTACTGGGGATCGTCAGGGGGCACAGGGGCACCATCAAGGTTGACAGTACCCCCGGGAAGGGAACCGTATTCAGGGTGCTCCTGCCGGCGTGCGACAAGGCTGCGGAGATCGCTGCGTCTCCTGCCCCCGAAATGAAGTGGCGCAAAAGCGAAGGAAAGGTCCTCCTCGTGGACGACGAGGAGGAGGTGCGAAAGATCGGCTGCGAGATGCTCCAGTTGCTCGGCTACACTCCCATCGCCGCCGAAAACGGGCGTGAGGCCGTAGAGCTCTTCAAAAAACACCCGGATCTTGCCTTGGTGATCCTCGATCTCACCATGCCGCAGATGGACGGGGAACAATGCTTCCGTGAACTGCGGCAGTTGGACCCGAAGGTGCTGGTACTCATGGCAAGCGGCTACAGCGAGTACGAAGTTGCGCCGAAGTTCGCCGGCTCGGGATTAGCCGGATTCGTAGAAAAACCTTTCAACCTCGCTATTTTGACCAAAGCGATAGACGCGATCCTGGATAAAAGCCGACAGCGATAA